In Silene latifolia isolate original U9 population chromosome 3, ASM4854445v1, whole genome shotgun sequence, a single window of DNA contains:
- the LOC141649344 gene encoding uncharacterized protein LOC141649344 produces the protein MDFDNPNFLQQLRDALRNVQERDDRWQPRRFERVVEPFKVNELLEFVGGADPEAYLEWERKIDRMFDFKELDDEKRCKYAILKLSKGASLWFEGLKAKRVRAGKEMIDSWESLKRKLRKRYVPTTHRLATYRKIADLRQGKLSVSEYIDEFENLCLMGELEEVEEQKMSRFLRGLNYNIASSVELYPYSDFDTLCRLCLKVESQGKSKYGGGSSSDSGKNKSWTKTETTPKTETPSSSFVSPSKATASSNTTPRTTAKETNLSKVRCLKCQGFGHYQSTCPNKRVVTLREAVECRDELLAEEEQLGELFNFNEGEEEDELVENYEAPIYDTNLVLRTLQVKTIPTDSEQRNQLFHNKCRVNDKWCSLIIDGGSCTNATSTEMVSKLGLVTTKHPHPYALHWLDDGSSVKVTKQARVGLVMGSYVDEVLCDVISMDACHILLGRPWQYDRDVLHRGRSNEYELKDKGKRIVLKPMSPQAVRALGSKPKAKAHDAMLIGERYVERAIDHGEQEHNPIDDLLEEFGDVFPDELPAGLPPIRGIEHQIDLIPGSTLPNKAAYRCNPEETKELQRQIDELMERGYVRESMSPSAVPVLLVPKKDGSWRMCVDSRAVNNITIKYRFPIPRLDDMLDELHGSVIFSKIDLRSGYHQIRMREGDEWKTAFKTKHGLYEWTVMPFGLTNAPSTFMRLMNEVLKSFLGRFIVVYLDDILVYSRSIDEHFEHLRQVFETLRDQKLYGKRETCSFLVESVVFLGYVVSKDGVSVYQSKIEAIRSWPEPKTVSEVRSFHGLASFYRRFIRNFSTITSPITECLKKGGFEWGVAAKQAFELIKEQLCTAPILALPDFSQPLEVECDASGVDGKSNVVADALSRRYTLLSTLDARLLGFETLKDYYVEDGDFGAIVERLLSGFANLASKDYTY, from the exons ATGGATTTTGATAACCCTAACTTTTTGCAGCAACTCCGTGATGCCTTGAGAAACGTGCAAGAAAGGGATGATAGGTGGCAACCAAGGCGTTTTGAAAGGGTGGTTGAACCGTTCAAAGTTAACGAACTACTTGAGTTCGTTGGAGGGGCTGATCCCGAGGCCTATTTGGAGTGGGAACGGAAGATAGATCGTATGTTTGATTTCAAGGAATTGGATGATGAGAAAAGGTGCAAGTATGCAATTCTGAAATTAAGCAAAGGAGCATCTCTTTGGTTTGAAGGGTTGAAGGCCAAGAGGGTGCGCGCGGGGAAGGAAATGATAGATTCTTGGGAGTCTCTGAAACGTAAACTTCGTAAAAGGTATGTGCCAACGACCCATAGGTTAGCTACATATCGTAAGATTGCTGATTTGAGACAAGGAAAATTAAGTGTTAGTGAGTATATTGATGAATTTGAAAACTTATGTTTGATGGGTGAATTGGAGGAAGTAGAAGAGCAGAAAATGTCTAGATTTTTGCGtggattgaattataatattgctAGTTCCGTTGAGTTATATCCATATTCTGATTTTGATACTCTTTGTCGTCTTTGTTTGAAAGTGGAGTCACAAGGGAAGTCTAAATATGGGGGAGGGTCGAGTTCAGACTCGGGAAAGAATAAATCATGGACCAAAACTGAAACAACCCCTAAAACCGAAACACCTAGTAGTTCGTTTGTGAGTCCTAGCAAAGCCACGGCATCCTCAAACACTACCCCTAGGACCACGGCCAAGGAGACTAATCTGTCCAAAGTCCGTTGTCTCAAGTGTCAAGGTTTCGGTCATTATCAAAGTACGTGTCCAAATAAAAGAGTTGTGACCTTGAGAGAGGCGGTAGAGTGTAGGGATGAGTTGTTGGCCGAGGAAGAACAATTGGGTGAACTGTTTAATTTCAATGAAGGTGAGGAAGAGGACGAGTTAGTAGAGAACTATGAGGCACCAATTTATGACACTAATCTGGTTTTGCGAACCTTGCAAGTAAAGACTATACCTACTGATTCGGAACAAAGAAATCAATTGTTTCATAACAAGTGTCGGGTAAATGATAAGTGGTGTAGTCTAATTATCGATGGGGGTAGTTGTACCAACGCGACCTCTACTGAAATGGTGTCAAAATTGGGTCTTGTGACTACTAAACACCCACACCCATATGCGTTGCATTGGTTAGATGATGGTAGCAGCGTTAAGGTGACAAAACAGGCCCGGGTTGGTTTGGTTATGGGTTCCTATGTCGATGAGGTGTTGTGTGACGTTATTtccatggatgcttgtcatatttTGTTGGGACGACCATGGCAATATGACCGAGATGTGTTGCATAGAGGGAGGAGTAACGAGTATGAGTTGAAAGACAAAGGGAAACGAATTGTGCTTAAACCCATGTCACCACAAGCTGTCCGTGCTTTAGGTTCAAAACCGAAAGCAAAAGCCCATGATGCTATGTTGATTGGAGAACGGTATGTGGAGCGTGCCATTGATCATGGAGagcaa gaacataACCCAATTGACGATTTGCTTGAAGAGTTTGGGGATGTGTTTCCCGATGAATTACCCGCTGGTTTGCCTCCTATTCGAGgcattgaacatcaaattgaccTTATTCCGGGCTCAACTCTTCCAAACAAGGCTGCTTATCGATGTAATCCGGAAGAAACAAAAGAACTTCAAAGGCAAATTGATGAGTTGATGGAGAGGGGTTATGTGCGTGAAAGTATGAGTCCTAGTGCTGTTCCGGTGTTActcgtaccaaagaaagatggttCATGGCGTATGTGTGTTGATAGCCGGGCTGTAAACAACATAACCATCAAATATCGCTTTCCAATACcgagacttgatgatatgcttgacgaGCTTCATGGTTCGGTTATCTTCTCAAAAATCGACCTTAGAagtggttaccatcagattcggATGCGTGAGGGTGATGAATGGAAGACGGCCTTTAAAACGAAGCATGGATTATATGAATggaccgtcatgccattcggtcttACTAATGCTCCGAGTACCTTTATGAGATTGATGAATGAGGTACTTAAATCCTTCTTGGGCAGATTTATTGTGGTTTATCTTGACGATATTTTGGTGTATAGCAGGAGTATTGATGAGCATTTTGAACATTTGAGACAAGTGTTCGAAACATTGCGTGATCAGAAACTTTATGGGAAGCGAGAGACGTGCTCTTTTCTTGTGGAGAGCGTGGTGTTCTTGGGATACGTGGTGTCCAAGGATGGTGTCTCGGTTTATCAATCAAAAATCGAAGCAATTCGATCATGGCCGGAGCCTAAAACAGTTAGTGAGGTACGATCTTTTCATGGGCTTGCTTCTTTTTATCGACGATTCATTCGTAATTTTAGCACCATAACCAGTCCTATTACGGAGTGTTTGAAGAAGGGCGGGTTTGAATGGGGTGTGGCAGCTAAACAAGCCTTTGAACTGATTAAGGAACAGTTGTGTACCGCTCCTATCTTGGCGTTACCCGATTTTTCTCAACCACTCGAggttgagtgtgatgctagtggcgtAG ATGGGAAGAGTAATGTTGTAGCCGATGCTTTATCTCGTCGTTATACCTTGCTGTCCACACTTGATGCtcgtcttttgggctttgaaacTTTGAAAGATTACTATGTTGAAGATGGAGACTTTGGTGCAATTGTTGAAAGATTACTATCTGGTTTTGCGAACCTTGCAAGTAAAGACTATACCTACTGA
- the LOC141649345 gene encoding uncharacterized protein LOC141649345 — translation MVSKLGLVTTKHPHPYALHWLDDGSSVKVTKQARVGLVMGSYVDEVLCDVISMDACHILLGRPWQYDRDVLHRGRSNEYELKDKGKRIVLKPMSPQAVRALGSKPKAKAHDAMLIGERYVERAIDHGEQEHNPIDDLLEEFGDVFPDELPAGLPPIRGIEHQIDLIPGSTLPNKAAYRCNPEETKELQRQIDELMERGYVRESMSPSAVPVLLVPKKDGSWRMCVDSRVSKQHNHQISLSNTET, via the exons ATGGTGTCAAAATTGGGTCTTGTGACTACTAAACACCCACACCCATATGCGTTGCATTGGTTAGATGATGGTAGCAGCGTTAAGGTGACAAAACAGGCCCGGGTTGGTTTGGTTATGGGTTCCTATGTCGATGAGGTGTTGTGTGACGTTATTtccatggatgcttgtcatatttTGTTGGGACGACCATGGCAATATGACCGAGATGTGTTGCATAGAGGGAGGAGTAACGAGTATGAGTTGAAAGACAAAGGGAAACGAATTGTGCTTAAACCCATGTCACCACAAGCTGTCCGTGCTTTAGGTTCAAAACCGAAAGCAAAAGCCCATGATGCTATGTTGATTGGAGAACGGTATGTGGAGCGTGCCATTGATCATGGAGagcaa gaacataACCCAATTGACGATTTGCTTGAAGAGTTTGGGGATGTGTTTCCCGATGAATTACCCGCTGGTTTGCCTCCTATTCGAGgcattgaacatcaaattgaccTTATTCCGGGCTCAACTCTTCCAAACAAGGCTGCTTATCGATGTAATCCGGAAGAAACAAAAGAACTTCAAAGGCAAATTGATGAGTTGATGGAGAGGGGTTATGTGCGTGAAAGTATGAGTCCTAGTGCTGTTCCGGTGTTActcgtaccaaagaaagatggttCATGGCGTATGTGTGTTGATAGCCGGGTCAGTAAACAACATAACCATCAAATATCGCTTTCCAATACcgagacttga